In Sphingomicrobium sediminis, the genomic window CCGCTCATGCGCTCGGGCAGCCAGGACAGGAGCGTGGCGCGCATCTCTTCACGGCCGGCGCGCACGGTGGCGCGGATGCCGCTCACCTTGGCATCGCTGGTGAGGTCGACCCACGCCTTGCGCGCGGTGCCGTCGAAATAGCCCGCAAGCGCCTCGCGGCGCTGGTCGTAGGAAGTGGGTGCGCGCGCTGCCATCATTCGAACCCCAGGAAGTCGAAAATGTCGCGATCCTTCATCGGCTTGGCGGTCGACGGTTCGACCCCGTCCCACAGCATCTTGGCGAGGCGCAGATATTCCTCCTGCGCCTGGATGACCTCGGGGCTGTCTTCCATTTCGAAGAGGGTGCATTTCTTGAGGCGCGAGCGGCGGATCGCGTCGACGTCGCGGAAATGGGCGAGGCGATCCATGCCGATGGCATCGCAGAAGCGGTCGATCTCATCCGTTTCGCGGCTGCGATTGGCGACGACGCCGGCGAGGCGGACATCGTAATTCTTGGACTTCGCGCCGATCGCCGCGACGATGCGGTTCATGGCGAAGATGCTGTCGAAATCGTTGGCGGCAACGACGAGCGCGCGTTCGGCATGCTGCAAGGGCGCAGCGAAGCCGCCGCAGACGACATCGCCGAGCACGTCGAAAATGACGACGTCGGTATCCTCAAGCAGGTGATGCTGTTTGAGCAGTTTGACGGTCTGGCCGACGACGTAGCCGCCGCAGCCGGTGCCGGCCGGC contains:
- the bchL gene encoding ferredoxin:protochlorophyllide reductase (ATP-dependent) iron-sulfur ATP-binding protein, yielding MNLIDRNFPRGDGEGSVQVQLDPKDEIKGAKVFAVYGKGGIGKSTTSSNLSAAFSKLGHRVLQIGCDPKHDSTFTLTKKLMPTVIDVLETVEFHSEELRPEDYMFEGYNGVMCVEAGGPPAGTGCGGYVVGQTVKLLKQHHLLEDTDVVIFDVLGDVVCGGFAAPLQHAERALVVAANDFDSIFAMNRIVAAIGAKSKNYDVRLAGVVANRSRETDEIDRFCDAIGMDRLAHFRDVDAIRRSRLKKCTLFEMEDSPEVIQAQEEYLRLAKMLWDGVEPSTAKPMKDRDIFDFLGFE